A portion of the Victivallis lenta genome contains these proteins:
- a CDS encoding chloride channel protein: MKIRVKLTRYFLRIHRRIILRAARFWQTRWGERSFLVVLSILIGAAAAVAAAGLHMLVTKFEQFGIWLTEPHELHEYVWLALLLCLPMLGLFASFLVQRFLGGPRYAKSLSPLILSLSRKRTNIPALEMVSHMLSSAFSVGFGGSAGLEAPSVLTGAAIGANSAGFLNVNRSRRSLLLGCGAAAAISAIFDSPITGVLFAAEVLLPEFSVSALVPMMMSSAVAAVVSRMIARGNHFEFITEPWRTDAVPCYFLLGLICALVGVYVIKCAYFTADKLKSRFRSAWHRLFAGGGLLCVLLFLFPTLRGQGYLYIEKLFAGNLSEIASNSPLLSMLPSETMILIIVFIAVLLLKVVVSVLTVDSGGDGGIFAPSMFIGAFTGFGFARLVNLTGLFELQECNFTAVGMCGVFTAVMRAPLTGIFLIAEVTGGYILLVPLMIVSAVSFLLARIFEPNSIYRKALVENNLLDDDRDRTMLRALPVRLCLNRNYHVLKIDQPLEKLINLVEGTPEEIFPVLDDGGKLLGVVHLEKVLSVMLNPKVYGLLLVIDLMESPAGAVSPDDDLSKAMANFEKYNLKYLPVCDENGIFHGFIAKAPIFAKYRKMVREANSF; the protein is encoded by the coding sequence TTGAAGATACGGGTAAAACTCACGCGGTATTTTCTGCGCATTCACCGCAGGATCATTCTGCGGGCGGCGCGTTTCTGGCAGACCCGCTGGGGGGAACGGAGTTTTCTCGTGGTCCTGTCGATCCTCATCGGCGCCGCGGCCGCAGTCGCCGCCGCCGGGCTTCACATGCTCGTGACCAAATTCGAGCAGTTCGGCATCTGGCTCACCGAGCCGCATGAGCTGCATGAGTACGTCTGGCTGGCGCTGCTGCTCTGCCTGCCGATGCTCGGCCTCTTCGCAAGCTTTCTCGTGCAGCGCTTCCTCGGCGGCCCGCGCTACGCCAAGAGCCTGAGTCCGCTGATCCTGAGCCTGTCGCGCAAACGGACCAACATCCCGGCGCTTGAGATGGTCAGCCATATGCTTTCGAGCGCATTCTCCGTCGGCTTCGGCGGTTCGGCCGGTCTCGAAGCGCCGAGCGTGCTGACCGGCGCCGCAATCGGGGCGAACAGTGCAGGTTTCCTCAACGTGAACCGTTCCCGCCGCAGCCTGCTGCTCGGCTGCGGGGCGGCGGCCGCCATCTCCGCCATCTTCGACAGTCCGATCACCGGTGTTCTCTTCGCAGCCGAGGTACTGCTGCCGGAATTCAGCGTTTCGGCGCTGGTTCCGATGATGATGTCGAGCGCCGTGGCGGCGGTGGTTTCGCGCATGATCGCCCGGGGCAACCATTTCGAATTCATCACCGAACCGTGGAGAACCGACGCCGTGCCGTGTTACTTCCTCCTCGGGCTGATCTGCGCACTGGTCGGAGTCTATGTCATCAAATGCGCCTATTTCACGGCGGACAAGCTCAAATCCCGCTTCCGTTCCGCCTGGCACCGGCTGTTCGCCGGCGGCGGGCTTCTGTGCGTGCTGCTCTTCCTGTTCCCGACCCTGCGCGGACAGGGATATCTTTACATCGAAAAACTTTTCGCGGGAAATCTCTCCGAAATCGCCAGCAATTCTCCGCTTCTGTCGATGCTTCCGTCGGAGACGATGATTCTGATCATCGTCTTTATCGCGGTCCTGCTGCTGAAAGTGGTCGTTTCGGTCCTGACGGTCGATTCCGGCGGCGACGGCGGCATCTTCGCGCCGTCGATGTTCATCGGCGCCTTCACAGGCTTCGGTTTCGCGCGCCTGGTCAATCTGACCGGACTTTTCGAGCTGCAGGAGTGCAACTTCACGGCGGTCGGCATGTGCGGCGTATTCACCGCGGTCATGCGGGCGCCGCTGACCGGAATCTTTCTCATCGCCGAAGTGACCGGCGGCTACATCCTGCTCGTGCCGCTGATGATCGTCTCGGCCGTTTCGTTCCTGCTGGCCCGCATTTTCGAACCGAATTCGATCTACCGCAAGGCGCTGGTCGAAAACAACCTGCTCGACGATGACCGCGACCGGACCATGCTCCGCGCCCTGCCGGTCCGGCTCTGCCTGAACCGGAATTACCACGTCCTCAAAATCGACCAGCCGCTTGAGAAGCTCATCAATCTCGTGGAGGGAACGCCGGAAGAGATTTTCCCGGTGCTGGACGACGGCGGCAAGCTGCTCGGCGTGGTCCACCTCGAAAAAGTGCTGAGCGTCATGCTGAATCCGAAGGTATACGGGCTCCTGCTGGTCATCGACCTGATGGAGTCGCCCGCCGGCGCGGTTTCACCCGACGACGATCTCTCGAAGGCAATGGCGAATTTCGAGAAATACAATCTGAAATACCTGCCGGTCTGCGATGAAAACGGCATCTTCCACGGCTTCATCGCCAAAGCGCCGATCTTCGCCAAATACCGCAAAATGGTCCGTGAAGCAAACTCCTTCTGA
- a CDS encoding RNA recognition motif domain-containing protein, protein MNIYVGNLPYSIDRDELKETFAAFGDVATARIVTDRETNRSKGFGFVEMPNDAEARQAIEALNGQDLGGRKAVVNEARPREERPRTGGFGGERRGGGFGGGERW, encoded by the coding sequence ATGAACATCTACGTTGGTAACCTGCCGTACAGCATCGATCGTGACGAACTCAAGGAGACCTTCGCCGCGTTCGGCGATGTCGCCACCGCCCGTATCGTCACCGATCGTGAAACCAACCGCTCCAAGGGGTTCGGTTTCGTCGAAATGCCGAACGACGCCGAAGCGCGTCAGGCGATCGAAGCCCTGAACGGCCAGGACCTCGGCGGACGCAAGGCTGTCGTCAACGAAGCGCGTCCGCGTGAAGAACGCCCGCGCACCGGCGGCTTCGGCGGCGAACGCCGCGGCGGCGGTTTCGGCGGCGGCGAACGCTGGTAA
- a CDS encoding malectin domain-containing carbohydrate-binding protein, which translates to MKFYPLCLAFSASIALAAAEPLFRAGFDAAPDSSVFRIPAGSAVRNGALELLGSGKMAAAELNRELPAPFRLTFRVRELPAAATGKSDFHWGVILFGENGNSLRLYSRGKNVTHLISLGGQTQTNSDLPGNIDFSGGRWTTLELDIDPGRFELNAGRRLIGSGSVDLGTVRKVEFYAFNRDAAFDDIELLPREAKAAAPAVGQPVFYAAFDGTPDAKKANGDTIHPDKAVSLSYRPGLSGEAVFIGSKPPQGGITAGGGWKAADGFIEFKNADRSSALSLALPELPELELSLDFRRTSMPEGDRHWGFDLTGENGDTLKLYTRPAGRWYLLHGREGKGIRHIDLQSLPLPPGAADSPWNRLTLRINGAKLVLGLNGKTMPVAIPELGRLTKLGIYSNRIDLELKELNIKGGDYRFTESFARFSPAGGRPELSYPIPGLAGSDGAISFWVRPEWDGETYGRPKPTYQLLIADDGGRQRLLDLFQWEWLRADIGRPGRDKVEMRQRGRSGWFDGDWQQVAVSWNRDGLVTFYWNGRALGPHDASAEEVRRYINDADFPAMTRLLVGTAAGAWQNADASYDELKLFRRPVSDEEIYRDYRKYMPFDLLLHNAIVNPEEEAVLSVEIAPPGTYTRPEPAELRLDPAPLRLELRLCGENGETVRSMRRSFDGKAADKFDFAIGKLPAGIYRLKVLVETPNGMVQRSFEVKSYADAPAETPSDADLVTGTPFYEKKLGDAADPALRKAGEPQGASLDGRPYLEAAPSKGNRFSFTIDFDESRLNGRPVLLEIVWPDDKPRMMGLYMYPETKQSQHRDRLQGGIQSGNEYPLSGKMQSVRYLFYPGVKRYHFEARTLANGMPAAVAAVRLLPIEGELPKLKINYPENLPHRQFGNMDEDQTFETNLNYDDAAEKSSPFRTQRLTDRLLGYLDYTGQEAWNYPVLRYHYSYYPQERYVSNGMYPFRYAELAYMVDAMHRRGKSVLGIVNYSNLPDISRAPARWDEYDRRGMILHDSAGRRVMSPFGGNAPKLNIVHPDVRKLFLAHLESIAANEGLRPGFDGFEYWICQFGAWNSLEQGYDDYTAGRFTADTGIAVPGAGEGRFAERYRFLTGEKRDEWLKWRSEQVTNLVAEIRTMLDRVNPKLALYLSIFLVKPLEESGVAGMSRQLYEENGLDLPALAALDRVALAPIRQNTQYRWNFHWGKPETALDEGLYDPAVMRPFTVPGAAAMTVSYPAYFETWEKPLDPDFAGYFQNADVKPHGRFFLKELAFNLAAADSQRMVIGAQPLGTLGREAETREFVRAYSALPKLPFRSVPGADDPVTLRYLPTDNGTYFYLVSMVWQPVTAAPSPAPAGAVDLSTGEEAVFPVTLKPFELRSFLVPGEVKFTGLAVTVPAEFEAFYRQRIASLDATADALEKLGIDCGAERGTLAAMKAAESGKRYAELHRLAFSRAMNQLGGKHRNLENLSIQSRMLKENHFAVNCGGYEFYRAADGTLFFPDRKFARDARYGYTGSYNNVVRDIEKVHGTPDPKLFQSEAYDIDGYRFELPDGKYRLKLWLKVGYAPKFKPGVFRFTMRAGDKVLLKDFDLYEAQRGDFDAPVTLEFPVEVKGGSLELSFSAPTDDATVRFLNALELRPEK; encoded by the coding sequence ATGAAATTTTATCCGCTCTGCCTCGCCTTCTCCGCATCGATCGCGCTCGCGGCGGCCGAACCGCTGTTCCGCGCCGGTTTCGATGCGGCGCCGGATTCCTCCGTCTTCCGCATCCCGGCCGGTTCGGCCGTCAGGAACGGAGCACTCGAACTCCTCGGCAGCGGCAAAATGGCCGCCGCCGAGCTGAACCGGGAACTGCCCGCGCCGTTCCGGCTCACCTTCCGGGTACGTGAACTCCCGGCGGCGGCGACGGGGAAAAGCGACTTTCACTGGGGCGTCATCCTCTTCGGAGAGAACGGCAACTCGCTGCGGCTGTACAGCCGCGGAAAGAACGTCACGCACCTGATCAGCCTCGGCGGCCAGACGCAGACCAATTCGGACCTGCCGGGAAACATCGACTTCTCCGGCGGCCGGTGGACAACGCTCGAACTCGATATCGACCCCGGCCGTTTCGAGCTCAATGCCGGCAGGCGGCTGATCGGTTCCGGCAGCGTCGATCTCGGTACGGTCAGGAAGGTCGAATTCTATGCATTCAACCGCGATGCGGCCTTCGACGACATCGAACTCCTGCCGCGCGAGGCGAAGGCCGCCGCACCGGCGGTCGGGCAGCCGGTGTTTTACGCCGCGTTCGACGGCACGCCGGATGCGAAGAAAGCAAACGGCGATACGATCCATCCCGACAAAGCGGTCAGCCTCTCCTACCGGCCCGGTCTCTCCGGCGAAGCCGTCTTCATCGGCAGCAAACCGCCGCAGGGCGGCATCACGGCCGGAGGCGGCTGGAAAGCGGCGGACGGCTTCATCGAATTCAAGAATGCCGACCGGAGCAGCGCACTCTCGCTCGCGCTGCCGGAACTGCCGGAGCTGGAGCTCTCGCTCGATTTCCGCCGCACCTCGATGCCGGAGGGCGACCGCCACTGGGGCTTCGACCTCACGGGAGAAAACGGCGATACGCTCAAGCTCTATACCCGGCCGGCCGGCCGCTGGTACCTGCTGCACGGACGGGAAGGAAAAGGAATCAGGCATATTGACCTGCAATCCCTTCCGCTCCCGCCCGGCGCGGCCGATTCCCCGTGGAACCGGCTCACGCTCCGGATCAATGGCGCGAAGCTCGTGCTCGGGCTGAACGGAAAAACCATGCCGGTCGCAATCCCCGAGCTCGGCAGGCTCACAAAACTCGGCATCTATTCGAACCGGATCGATCTCGAACTCAAAGAGTTGAACATCAAAGGCGGCGACTACCGTTTCACGGAAAGCTTTGCGCGCTTCTCCCCGGCCGGAGGGCGGCCGGAACTCTCTTACCCGATTCCGGGCCTCGCCGGGAGCGACGGCGCAATCTCGTTCTGGGTCCGTCCCGAATGGGACGGCGAAACCTACGGCAGGCCGAAACCGACCTACCAGCTGCTGATCGCCGACGACGGCGGCAGACAGCGGCTGCTCGACCTCTTCCAGTGGGAGTGGCTCCGGGCCGACATCGGCCGTCCCGGCAGGGACAAGGTCGAGATGCGCCAGCGCGGCCGTTCCGGCTGGTTCGACGGCGACTGGCAGCAGGTTGCCGTCAGCTGGAACCGCGACGGACTCGTCACCTTCTACTGGAACGGCCGTGCGCTCGGGCCGCACGACGCCTCGGCCGAGGAGGTCCGGCGTTACATCAACGACGCGGATTTCCCGGCCATGACCCGGCTGCTGGTCGGCACCGCCGCCGGCGCCTGGCAGAACGCCGACGCCTCGTACGACGAACTCAAGCTCTTCCGGCGTCCGGTCTCCGACGAGGAGATCTATCGTGACTACCGCAAGTACATGCCGTTCGACCTCCTGCTTCACAACGCCATCGTGAATCCGGAGGAGGAGGCGGTTCTCTCCGTCGAAATCGCGCCGCCCGGAACCTATACGCGCCCGGAACCGGCCGAGCTCCGGCTCGACCCGGCGCCGCTCCGGCTCGAACTCCGGCTCTGCGGTGAAAACGGCGAAACTGTCCGTTCCATGCGCCGCAGCTTCGACGGCAAAGCCGCCGACAAGTTCGACTTCGCAATCGGCAAACTGCCGGCCGGAATCTACCGGCTCAAGGTTCTGGTTGAAACGCCGAACGGCATGGTCCAGCGTTCGTTCGAGGTAAAAAGCTACGCCGACGCGCCGGCGGAAACGCCGTCCGACGCGGATCTCGTCACCGGCACTCCCTTCTACGAGAAGAAGCTCGGCGACGCAGCCGATCCCGCGCTGCGGAAAGCCGGAGAACCGCAGGGCGCCTCTCTCGACGGCAGGCCGTATCTCGAAGCCGCGCCATCGAAGGGGAATCGTTTCTCCTTCACGATCGACTTCGACGAAAGCCGCCTCAACGGCAGGCCGGTCCTGCTCGAGATCGTCTGGCCGGACGACAAACCGCGCATGATGGGACTTTACATGTATCCGGAGACGAAACAGTCGCAGCACCGCGACCGGCTGCAGGGCGGAATCCAGTCCGGCAACGAATATCCGCTCTCCGGCAAGATGCAGAGCGTCCGCTACCTGTTCTATCCCGGAGTGAAGCGCTATCACTTCGAGGCGCGGACGCTGGCCAACGGCATGCCCGCGGCAGTCGCGGCGGTCCGGCTTCTCCCGATCGAAGGGGAGCTGCCGAAGCTTAAAATCAACTATCCCGAAAACCTGCCGCACCGGCAGTTCGGCAATATGGACGAAGACCAGACCTTCGAGACGAATCTGAATTATGACGACGCCGCCGAAAAAAGTTCGCCGTTCCGTACCCAGCGCCTGACCGACCGGCTGCTCGGCTACCTCGACTATACCGGCCAGGAAGCGTGGAACTACCCGGTGCTGCGTTATCATTACAGCTATTACCCGCAGGAGCGCTACGTGTCGAACGGCATGTATCCGTTCCGCTACGCCGAACTCGCCTACATGGTCGACGCGATGCACCGGCGGGGAAAAAGCGTGCTCGGCATCGTGAACTACTCGAATCTGCCGGACATCTCCCGCGCCCCGGCGCGCTGGGACGAGTACGACAGGCGCGGCATGATCCTGCACGACAGCGCCGGGCGGCGGGTCATGAGTCCGTTCGGCGGCAATGCGCCGAAACTCAACATCGTCCATCCCGACGTGCGGAAGCTGTTCCTCGCCCACCTCGAATCGATCGCCGCCAACGAAGGGCTCCGCCCCGGCTTCGACGGGTTCGAGTACTGGATCTGTCAGTTCGGTGCCTGGAATTCGCTCGAACAGGGCTACGACGACTACACGGCCGGACGCTTCACGGCCGATACCGGAATCGCGGTTCCGGGCGCCGGAGAGGGGCGTTTCGCCGAACGTTACCGTTTCCTGACCGGTGAAAAACGGGACGAATGGCTGAAATGGCGCTCGGAGCAGGTCACGAACCTCGTCGCCGAAATCCGGACGATGCTCGACCGGGTCAATCCGAAGCTCGCGCTCTATTTATCCATCTTTCTCGTCAAGCCGCTCGAGGAGAGCGGCGTCGCCGGGATGAGCCGGCAGCTCTACGAAGAGAACGGGCTCGACCTCCCCGCGCTCGCCGCGCTCGACCGGGTCGCGCTTGCGCCGATTCGCCAGAACACGCAGTACCGCTGGAACTTCCACTGGGGGAAGCCGGAGACGGCGCTTGACGAAGGACTCTACGATCCGGCGGTCATGCGGCCGTTCACCGTTCCGGGCGCCGCCGCAATGACGGTCAGCTATCCGGCCTACTTCGAGACCTGGGAGAAACCGCTCGATCCGGATTTCGCCGGCTACTTCCAGAACGCCGACGTAAAACCGCACGGCCGTTTCTTCCTGAAGGAGCTCGCCTTCAACCTGGCGGCGGCCGATTCGCAGCGCATGGTCATCGGCGCCCAGCCGCTCGGCACGCTCGGGCGCGAGGCCGAGACGCGCGAATTCGTCCGCGCCTATTCGGCGCTGCCGAAACTGCCGTTCCGCAGCGTGCCGGGCGCGGACGACCCGGTCACGCTGCGTTACCTGCCGACGGATAACGGCACCTATTTCTACCTGGTCAGCATGGTGTGGCAGCCGGTCACGGCGGCCCCCTCCCCCGCGCCGGCTGGAGCCGTCGACCTTTCGACCGGAGAGGAGGCCGTCTTTCCGGTCACCCTGAAGCCGTTCGAACTCAGAAGCTTCCTTGTGCCCGGAGAGGTAAAGTTCACCGGGCTTGCCGTAACGGTTCCGGCTGAATTCGAAGCCTTCTACCGGCAGCGGATCGCCTCGCTCGATGCGACAGCCGACGCGCTTGAAAAACTCGGCATCGACTGCGGCGCGGAACGCGGAACGCTCGCGGCGATGAAAGCGGCGGAGAGCGGGAAACGCTACGCCGAACTCCACCGGCTCGCTTTTTCGCGCGCCATGAACCAGCTCGGCGGCAAACACCGGAATCTCGAGAACCTCTCGATCCAGAGCCGGATGTTGAAGGAGAACCATTTCGCGGTCAACTGCGGCGGCTACGAATTCTACCGTGCGGCGGACGGCACGCTGTTCTTCCCGGACCGCAAGTTTGCCCGCGATGCGCGTTACGGCTACACCGGCAGCTACAACAACGTCGTCCGTGACATCGAGAAGGTGCACGGCACGCCGGACCCGAAGCTGTTCCAGAGCGAAGCTTACGACATCGACGGCTACCGTTTCGAGCTGCCGGACGGAAAGTACCGGCTGAAACTCTGGCTCAAGGTCGGCTATGCGCCGAAATTCAAGCCCGGCGTCTTCCGGTTCACGATGCGCGCCGGAGACAAGGTTCTGCTGAAGGACTTCGATCTTTACGAAGCGCAGAGGGGCGACTTCGACGCGCCGGTGACGCTGGAGTTCCCGGTGGAGGTGAAGGGCGGCAGCCTCGAGCTTTCATTCTCCGCGCCGACCGACGACGCCACGGTGCGTTTCCTGAACGCGCTCGAACTCAGGCCGGAAAAATAA
- a CDS encoding type II secretion system protein translates to MRKMFTLIELLVVIAIIAILASMLLPALNQARDRAKSAGCTGNLKTIGNGHLMYLADNDDITVGPRSIPEDNRSGLNSGAWSSNLQRYTQSDKVFRCPLDMMKPERYTWAKAPLSYFLNHSANVDTPHSKCPTWKKSGSIRNASQVFMFVCANRAAENKIAAGKNFTDWPAVGFSNAGPLFAYGYTTSHGSCLGDGTATSPVYYNGHGQGTICGMVDGSVRAFRETELYAFNNLPNGDKPHTRVHWFINNASLW, encoded by the coding sequence ATGAGAAAAATGTTCACGCTGATCGAGCTCCTCGTCGTCATTGCGATCATCGCAATTCTCGCATCGATGCTGCTGCCCGCCCTGAACCAGGCGCGCGACCGGGCCAAAAGCGCCGGCTGCACCGGCAACCTCAAAACCATCGGCAACGGACATCTGATGTATCTCGCCGACAACGACGACATCACGGTCGGGCCGCGTTCGATCCCGGAAGACAACCGTTCCGGCCTCAACAGCGGAGCATGGAGCTCGAATCTGCAGCGCTATACCCAGTCCGACAAGGTTTTCCGCTGCCCGCTGGATATGATGAAGCCGGAACGTTACACCTGGGCCAAGGCGCCGCTCTCGTACTTTCTGAACCACAGCGCCAATGTCGATACGCCGCACTCCAAATGCCCGACCTGGAAGAAGAGCGGCAGCATCCGCAACGCCTCTCAGGTGTTCATGTTCGTCTGCGCCAACCGGGCGGCGGAGAACAAGATCGCAGCCGGTAAAAATTTCACCGACTGGCCCGCCGTCGGCTTCAGCAACGCCGGGCCGCTCTTCGCCTACGGCTACACCACCTCGCACGGCAGCTGCCTCGGCGACGGCACAGCCACCTCGCCGGTCTACTACAACGGACACGGACAGGGAACCATCTGCGGCATGGTCGACGGCAGCGTCCGCGCCTTCCGCGAAACCGAGCTGTACGCTTTCAACAACCTGCCGAACGGCGACAAGCCCCATACCCGCGTCCACTGGTTCATCAACAACGCTTCCCTCTGGTGA
- a CDS encoding DUF6259 domain-containing protein, producing MHVLTNGKVEISFDEQANPVSLRNLATGREWCSGNCGSLWRIIFEQGIVQEAEALPDRSRIEVEPEAGTLRIRYGGAAAENGTLDFRVEVVIRLDGEQICFDARLENRTANAVLREFQFPLIAGLALRPETALVTGQVCDGFRYPDIPALLDASHTGYMAQDNKAVEFGCLYPGLTAVNCFLLAEAHDTLGFMSFDPTFQNTLHLLRRCGGAVGAVLVKYPFLRPGESAEVAGYRLCPVSGDWHRAADLYRAWCDGWIEIPEKPESVRRMNGWHRLILRHQYGRQLFHYRDLPDILKSGLAAGIDTLFLFGWHAGGHDSCYPEYDFAEDEGGHDELKKQIAAFQAGGGHVILYYNGQLIDTATRFYETAGKRVSVKLPSGREHMEVYPFGGDGTALRQFGSKVFVTACPGSGEWLEILKGLVDKATELGCSGVFFDQLGYRSVPCCDPAHGHRVPFMTAGAAKAEMVKQLRAYVKSRNPEMSFGIEWFNDVTGFHADYIHNIFDSGNPFHCPEFVRYLFPELVTTDRCIRDDRDIERRVNLAIRLGLRSDVEIYRCRALIDETPHYKEYLTRANAFRERNRALILDGRFRDTVGASCDNPKVGFAVFEAGRRCGVILTGGSTAERAEVTVPGGRFTGFDRISGGEAKALSPSRILADLPPLSLILLIFER from the coding sequence GGGAGCCTCTGGCGCATCATCTTCGAACAGGGTATCGTCCAGGAGGCCGAGGCGCTGCCGGACCGGTCCCGGATCGAAGTCGAACCGGAGGCCGGAACGCTGCGCATCCGTTACGGCGGAGCGGCGGCCGAAAACGGAACGCTCGACTTCCGCGTCGAAGTCGTCATCCGCCTCGACGGCGAACAGATCTGTTTCGACGCCAGGCTCGAGAACCGGACGGCGAACGCCGTGCTGCGCGAATTCCAGTTTCCGCTGATCGCCGGCCTCGCGCTGCGCCCGGAGACCGCGCTCGTCACCGGCCAGGTCTGCGACGGCTTCCGTTATCCGGACATCCCCGCCCTGCTCGATGCCTCCCACACCGGTTATATGGCACAGGACAACAAAGCGGTCGAATTCGGCTGTCTCTACCCCGGCCTGACCGCCGTGAACTGCTTTCTGCTGGCCGAAGCGCACGACACGCTCGGTTTCATGAGTTTCGACCCGACCTTCCAGAATACGCTGCACCTTCTGCGCAGATGCGGCGGCGCCGTCGGCGCGGTTCTCGTGAAATATCCGTTCCTGCGTCCCGGCGAAAGCGCCGAGGTCGCCGGATACCGCCTCTGTCCCGTCTCCGGCGACTGGCACCGCGCCGCCGATCTCTACCGCGCCTGGTGCGACGGCTGGATCGAAATTCCCGAAAAGCCCGAATCCGTCCGCCGCATGAACGGCTGGCACCGTCTCATCCTGCGCCACCAGTACGGCCGGCAGCTCTTCCACTACCGCGACCTGCCGGACATCCTGAAATCCGGGCTGGCGGCCGGCATCGACACGCTTTTCCTGTTCGGCTGGCATGCGGGAGGCCACGACTCCTGTTACCCCGAATACGATTTCGCCGAAGACGAGGGCGGCCATGACGAACTGAAAAAGCAGATCGCCGCCTTTCAGGCCGGAGGCGGCCATGTCATCCTTTATTATAACGGCCAGCTGATCGACACGGCGACCCGATTTTACGAAACCGCCGGAAAACGGGTTTCGGTCAAGCTCCCGTCCGGCCGCGAGCATATGGAGGTCTATCCGTTCGGCGGCGACGGAACGGCGCTCCGGCAATTCGGCAGCAAGGTGTTCGTCACCGCCTGTCCCGGCAGCGGCGAATGGCTCGAAATTCTCAAGGGACTGGTCGACAAAGCGACGGAACTCGGCTGCTCCGGCGTGTTCTTCGACCAGCTCGGCTACCGGTCGGTGCCGTGCTGCGACCCGGCGCACGGCCACCGGGTACCGTTCATGACCGCCGGTGCCGCCAAGGCGGAGATGGTGAAGCAGTTGCGCGCATATGTCAAAAGCCGCAATCCGGAGATGAGTTTCGGGATCGAATGGTTCAATGACGTCACCGGTTTCCACGCCGACTATATCCACAACATTTTCGACAGCGGCAATCCGTTCCACTGCCCGGAATTCGTCCGTTACCTTTTCCCGGAACTGGTCACCACCGACCGCTGCATCCGCGACGACCGCGACATCGAGCGCCGGGTCAACCTCGCGATCCGCCTCGGACTCCGCAGCGACGTCGAAATCTACCGTTGCCGCGCGCTCATCGACGAAACGCCGCATTACAAGGAGTACCTGACCCGGGCGAACGCATTCCGCGAACGCAACCGCGCGCTGATCCTCGACGGGCGTTTCCGCGACACCGTCGGCGCAAGCTGCGACAATCCGAAGGTCGGCTTCGCCGTATTCGAAGCCGGCAGGCGGTGCGGCGTCATCCTGACCGGCGGCTCGACGGCGGAACGGGCGGAAGTGACCGTGCCGGGCGGCCGCTTCACCGGCTTCGACCGGATCTCCGGCGGCGAAGCGAAGGCGCTTTCGCCATCCCGGATTCTGGCCGACCTGCCGCCTCTCTCTCTGATTCTGCTGATATTTGAACGGTAA